A window from Setaria italica strain Yugu1 chromosome VIII, Setaria_italica_v2.0, whole genome shotgun sequence encodes these proteins:
- the LOC101766047 gene encoding probable inactive leucine-rich repeat receptor-like protein kinase At3g03770 isoform X2 has product MAWHLSILIMATTCFMLFPRSEQSSESELLQQLRKQLEYPRQLDAWGSPSSDPCYTQPTAVLAVTCEGNAITELKIIGDRITKPPKFSGYSVPNVTLSEAFVVDSFVTTLARLTTLRVVILVSLGLWGPLPDKIHRLSSLEVLDLSSNFLYGSIPPKLSVMSKLHTVTLDRNYFNESVPDWLDSFSNLTVLRLQSNRLKGSIPASIGKAAMLTELALAGNSISGDVPNLAYLNKLEMLDLRDNQLDGDLPEMPTALVTILLSKNSLKGEIPKQFGELNRLQHLDLSFNFLVGSPPEGLFALPNISYLNLAANMLSGSLSSSLTCSSTLGFVDLSTNRLTGDLPACLNGNMNNKVVKFDGNCFSVGPAHQHEAKYCQQSHKGSNKDVGLVVTVVGILFIVLVLSLVLMASNRRSCQKVLAEQQFLQKHKQDNSTSGMSSELLVNARCISQAVKLGTQIQPSYRIFSLEELKEATKSFERSAFLGEGAIGKLYKGKLENGTLIAIRCLALHQRYSIRNLKLRLDLLAKLRHPNLVCLLGHCIDSAVDESSVKRVFLVYEYVPGGTLSSYLSGSSPEKTLKWCDRLQLLIAIAKAVHFLHTGIIPGSLYNRLKSSSILLDEHLVSKLSDYGLSIITEEIYKHEVVEEKRYLQNNAAETEDSEDDVYSFGCILLEALMGPKLHEKGGPFVLNDLVASISCQEEREEVLDSVVIGTSSQDSLSIVVSIMIKCLSAQSSTRPSIEEVLWNLQYAAQVQLKLLICSHCISNNRPREEK; this is encoded by the exons ATGGCTTGGCACCTGAGTATCCTTATCATGGCCACAACCTGTTTTATGTTATTCCCAAGAAGTGAACAGTCTTCAGAGAGCGAACTGCTGCAGCAGCTCAGGAAGCAGCTGGAGTACCCCAGGCAGCTGGATGCATGGGGCAGCCCAAGCAGCGATCCCTGCTACACTCAACCCACTGCGGTACTTGCTGTAACCTGTGAGGGAAATGCCATCACAGAGCTAAAGATAATCGGTGACAGGATCACCAAACCACCAAAGTTCAGTGGCTATTCTGTTCCTAATGTCACCCTTTCAGAAGCCTTTGTTGTTGATTCGTTTGTTACTACGTTGGCAAGGTTGACTACCTTGCGGGTTGTTATCCTTGTGTCTTTGGGCCTATGGGGTCCCCTCCCGGATAAGATTCACCGCTTGTCTTCCCTTGAAGTGCTTGATTTGAGCTCCAATTTTCTGTATGGATCGATCCCTCCTAAGCTGTCAGTCATGTCAAAGCTCCATACCGTGACACTGGATCGTAACTATTTCAATGAAAGTGTGCCAGATTGGCTTGACTCGTTCTCAAACCTCACTGTTCTTCGGTTGCAGAGTAACAGGCTGAAAGGATCCATACCAGCATCAATTGGCAAAGCTGCCATGCTTACGGAGCTCGCGCTTGCTGGCAATAGCATCTCGGGGGATGTTCCAAATTTAGCCTACCTAAATAAACTTGAGATGCTGGATTTAAGGGACAATCAGTTGGATGGAGATCTTCCAGAGATGCCTACAGCATTGGTAACAATCTTACTCAGCAAGAATTCACTAAAGGGTGAAATTCCCAAGCAGTTTGGTGAGCTAAACCGGCTTCAGCACCTTGATCTCTCATTCAACTTTCTTGTGGGGAGTCCTCCTGAAGGGCTCTTTGCTCTCCCCAACATCAGTTATCTGAACTTGGCAGCAAATATGCTTAGTGGATCACTCTCGAGTAGCTTAACATGCAGCAGTACTCTGGGCTTTGTGGACCTGTCCACTAACCGACTCACAGGTGATCTGCCTGCTTGTCTGAATGGCAATATGAATAACAAGGTCGTTAAGTTTGATGGGAATTGCTTTAGTGTTGGCCCTGCTCACCAGCATGAAGCTAAATATTGCCAACAATCTCATAAGGGATCAAACAAGGATGTTGGACTTGTAGTCACTGTTGTCGGTATTTTGTTTATTGTGCTTGTGCTTTCTCTGGTGTTAATGGCTTCAAACAGAAGAAGCTGTCAGAAAGTTCTTGCTGAACAACAGTTCCTGCAAAAGCATAAACAAGATAATTCAACTTCAGGAATGTCCTCAGAATTGTTAGTTAATGCAA GGTGTATATCTCAAGCTGTCAAATTAGGAACACAAATACAGCCTTCATATCGCATATTTTCTTTAGAGGAACTCAAGGAAGCAACAAAAAGCTTTGAAAGGTCAGCATTTTTAGGCGAGGGAGCAATTGGAAAG CTATACAAGGGAAAGCTAGAGAATGGCACCCTGATTGCCATAAGATGTTTGGCATTACACCAGAGATATTCAATCAGAAATTTAAAGCTTCGTTTAGATCTCCTTGCAAAGCTTCGCCACCCAAATTTGGTTTGCCTCTTGGGGCACTGCATTGATAGTGCAGTTGATGAATCAAGTGTGAAGAGGGTATTTCTTGTATATGAATATGTTCCTGGTGGAACTCTCTCTTCTTATCTTTCTG GCTCTAGTCCAGAGAAGACCCTAAAGTGGTGTGATAGGCTGCAGTTGCTGATTGCCATAGCTAAGGCTGTTCATTTCCTACATACAGGAATAATTCCTGGTTCCTTATATAACCGGCTAAAATCTTCTAGTATTTTGCTTGACGAACACCTTGTGTCAAAGTTGAGCGACTATGGATTATCGATAATCACAGAGGAGATATACAAACATGAG GTAGTAGAAGAGAAAAGATACTTACAAAACAATGCTGCAGAAAC gGAGGATTCGGAGGATGATGTCTACTCCTTTGGTTGTATTCTACTGGAAGCACTTATGGGACCAAAATTACATGAAAAAGGGGGCCCTTTTGTTTTAAATGATTTG GTTGCGTCAATATCATGCCAGGAAGAGCGAGAGGAAGTTCTGGATTCAGTCGTTATTGGCACTTCATCACAGGACTCCTTGTCCATAGTGGTTTCTATCATGATCAAATGCCTATCTGCCCAATCCTCAACCCGACCGTCCATCGAAGAGGTTCTCTGGAACCTGCAATATGCTGCACAAGTTCAG CTCAAGTTGTTGATCTGCTCCCACTGCATCTCCAATAACAGACCAAG
- the LOC101766047 gene encoding probable inactive leucine-rich repeat receptor-like protein kinase At3g03770 isoform X1 gives MAWHLSILIMATTCFMLFPRSEQSSESELLQQLRKQLEYPRQLDAWGSPSSDPCYTQPTAVLAVTCEGNAITELKIIGDRITKPPKFSGYSVPNVTLSEAFVVDSFVTTLARLTTLRVVILVSLGLWGPLPDKIHRLSSLEVLDLSSNFLYGSIPPKLSVMSKLHTVTLDRNYFNESVPDWLDSFSNLTVLRLQSNRLKGSIPASIGKAAMLTELALAGNSISGDVPNLAYLNKLEMLDLRDNQLDGDLPEMPTALVTILLSKNSLKGEIPKQFGELNRLQHLDLSFNFLVGSPPEGLFALPNISYLNLAANMLSGSLSSSLTCSSTLGFVDLSTNRLTGDLPACLNGNMNNKVVKFDGNCFSVGPAHQHEAKYCQQSHKGSNKDVGLVVTVVGILFIVLVLSLVLMASNRRSCQKVLAEQQFLQKHKQDNSTSGMSSELLVNARCISQAVKLGTQIQPSYRIFSLEELKEATKSFERSAFLGEGAIGKLYKGKLENGTLIAIRCLALHQRYSIRNLKLRLDLLAKLRHPNLVCLLGHCIDSAVDESSVKRVFLVYEYVPGGTLSSYLSGSSPEKTLKWCDRLQLLIAIAKAVHFLHTGIIPGSLYNRLKSSSILLDEHLVSKLSDYGLSIITEEIYKHEVVEEKRYLQNNAAETEDSEDDVYSFGCILLEALMGPKLHEKGGPFVLNDLVASISCQEEREEVLDSVVIGTSSQDSLSIVVSIMIKCLSAQSSTRPSIEEVLWNLQYAAQVQLKLLICSHCISNNRPRYPCTFHLLIFLISIDNCCTIISIFIQKTLSFSCLTRQENISGLL, from the exons ATGGCTTGGCACCTGAGTATCCTTATCATGGCCACAACCTGTTTTATGTTATTCCCAAGAAGTGAACAGTCTTCAGAGAGCGAACTGCTGCAGCAGCTCAGGAAGCAGCTGGAGTACCCCAGGCAGCTGGATGCATGGGGCAGCCCAAGCAGCGATCCCTGCTACACTCAACCCACTGCGGTACTTGCTGTAACCTGTGAGGGAAATGCCATCACAGAGCTAAAGATAATCGGTGACAGGATCACCAAACCACCAAAGTTCAGTGGCTATTCTGTTCCTAATGTCACCCTTTCAGAAGCCTTTGTTGTTGATTCGTTTGTTACTACGTTGGCAAGGTTGACTACCTTGCGGGTTGTTATCCTTGTGTCTTTGGGCCTATGGGGTCCCCTCCCGGATAAGATTCACCGCTTGTCTTCCCTTGAAGTGCTTGATTTGAGCTCCAATTTTCTGTATGGATCGATCCCTCCTAAGCTGTCAGTCATGTCAAAGCTCCATACCGTGACACTGGATCGTAACTATTTCAATGAAAGTGTGCCAGATTGGCTTGACTCGTTCTCAAACCTCACTGTTCTTCGGTTGCAGAGTAACAGGCTGAAAGGATCCATACCAGCATCAATTGGCAAAGCTGCCATGCTTACGGAGCTCGCGCTTGCTGGCAATAGCATCTCGGGGGATGTTCCAAATTTAGCCTACCTAAATAAACTTGAGATGCTGGATTTAAGGGACAATCAGTTGGATGGAGATCTTCCAGAGATGCCTACAGCATTGGTAACAATCTTACTCAGCAAGAATTCACTAAAGGGTGAAATTCCCAAGCAGTTTGGTGAGCTAAACCGGCTTCAGCACCTTGATCTCTCATTCAACTTTCTTGTGGGGAGTCCTCCTGAAGGGCTCTTTGCTCTCCCCAACATCAGTTATCTGAACTTGGCAGCAAATATGCTTAGTGGATCACTCTCGAGTAGCTTAACATGCAGCAGTACTCTGGGCTTTGTGGACCTGTCCACTAACCGACTCACAGGTGATCTGCCTGCTTGTCTGAATGGCAATATGAATAACAAGGTCGTTAAGTTTGATGGGAATTGCTTTAGTGTTGGCCCTGCTCACCAGCATGAAGCTAAATATTGCCAACAATCTCATAAGGGATCAAACAAGGATGTTGGACTTGTAGTCACTGTTGTCGGTATTTTGTTTATTGTGCTTGTGCTTTCTCTGGTGTTAATGGCTTCAAACAGAAGAAGCTGTCAGAAAGTTCTTGCTGAACAACAGTTCCTGCAAAAGCATAAACAAGATAATTCAACTTCAGGAATGTCCTCAGAATTGTTAGTTAATGCAA GGTGTATATCTCAAGCTGTCAAATTAGGAACACAAATACAGCCTTCATATCGCATATTTTCTTTAGAGGAACTCAAGGAAGCAACAAAAAGCTTTGAAAGGTCAGCATTTTTAGGCGAGGGAGCAATTGGAAAG CTATACAAGGGAAAGCTAGAGAATGGCACCCTGATTGCCATAAGATGTTTGGCATTACACCAGAGATATTCAATCAGAAATTTAAAGCTTCGTTTAGATCTCCTTGCAAAGCTTCGCCACCCAAATTTGGTTTGCCTCTTGGGGCACTGCATTGATAGTGCAGTTGATGAATCAAGTGTGAAGAGGGTATTTCTTGTATATGAATATGTTCCTGGTGGAACTCTCTCTTCTTATCTTTCTG GCTCTAGTCCAGAGAAGACCCTAAAGTGGTGTGATAGGCTGCAGTTGCTGATTGCCATAGCTAAGGCTGTTCATTTCCTACATACAGGAATAATTCCTGGTTCCTTATATAACCGGCTAAAATCTTCTAGTATTTTGCTTGACGAACACCTTGTGTCAAAGTTGAGCGACTATGGATTATCGATAATCACAGAGGAGATATACAAACATGAG GTAGTAGAAGAGAAAAGATACTTACAAAACAATGCTGCAGAAAC gGAGGATTCGGAGGATGATGTCTACTCCTTTGGTTGTATTCTACTGGAAGCACTTATGGGACCAAAATTACATGAAAAAGGGGGCCCTTTTGTTTTAAATGATTTG GTTGCGTCAATATCATGCCAGGAAGAGCGAGAGGAAGTTCTGGATTCAGTCGTTATTGGCACTTCATCACAGGACTCCTTGTCCATAGTGGTTTCTATCATGATCAAATGCCTATCTGCCCAATCCTCAACCCGACCGTCCATCGAAGAGGTTCTCTGGAACCTGCAATATGCTGCACAAGTTCAG CTCAAGTTGTTGATCTGCTCCCACTGCATCTCCAATAACAGACCAAGGTATCCCTGTACCTTCCatctcctcatcttcctcatctctaTAGACAACTGTTGCACAATTATCTCCATCTTCATACAGAAAACCTTGAGCTTCAGTTGTCTCACTAGACAAGAGAACATCAGTGGTCTTCTTTGA
- the LOC101766047 gene encoding probable inactive leucine-rich repeat receptor-like protein kinase At3g03770 isoform X3, translating into MAWHLSILIMATTCFMLFPRSEQSSESELLQQLRKQLEYPRQLDAWGSPSSDPCYTQPTAVLAVTCEGNAITELKIIGDRITKPPKFSGYSVPNVTLSEAFVVDSFVTTLARLTTLRVVILVSLGLWGPLPDKIHRLSSLEVLDLSSNFLYGSIPPKLSVMSKLHTVTLDRNYFNESVPDWLDSFSNLTVLRLQSNRLKGSIPASIGKAAMLTELALAGNSISGDVPNLAYLNKLEMLDLRDNQLDGDLPEMPTALVTILLSKNSLKGEIPKQFGELNRLQHLDLSFNFLVGSPPEGLFALPNISYLNLAANMLSGSLSSSLTCSSTLGFVDLSTNRLTGDLPACLNGNMNNKVVKFDGNCFSVGPAHQHEAKYCQQSHKGSNKDVGLVVTVVGILFIVLVLSLVLMASNRRSCQKVLAEQQFLQKHKQDNSTSGMSSELLVNARCISQAVKLGTQIQPSYRIFSLEELKEATKSFERSAFLGEGAIGKLYKGKLENGTLIAIRCLALHQRYSIRNLKLRLDLLAKLRHPNLVCLLGHCIDSAVDESSVKRVFLVYEYVPGGTLSSYLSGSSPEKTLKWCDRLQLLIAIAKAVHFLHTGIIPGSLYNRLKSSSILLDEHLVSKLSDYGLSIITEEIYKHEVVEEKRYLQNNAAETEDSEDDVYSFGCILLEALMGPKLHEKGGPFVLNDLVASISCQEEREEVLDSVVIGTSSQDSLSIVVSIMIKCLSAQSSTRPSIEEVLWNLQYAAQVQLKLLICSHCISNNRPRRA; encoded by the exons ATGGCTTGGCACCTGAGTATCCTTATCATGGCCACAACCTGTTTTATGTTATTCCCAAGAAGTGAACAGTCTTCAGAGAGCGAACTGCTGCAGCAGCTCAGGAAGCAGCTGGAGTACCCCAGGCAGCTGGATGCATGGGGCAGCCCAAGCAGCGATCCCTGCTACACTCAACCCACTGCGGTACTTGCTGTAACCTGTGAGGGAAATGCCATCACAGAGCTAAAGATAATCGGTGACAGGATCACCAAACCACCAAAGTTCAGTGGCTATTCTGTTCCTAATGTCACCCTTTCAGAAGCCTTTGTTGTTGATTCGTTTGTTACTACGTTGGCAAGGTTGACTACCTTGCGGGTTGTTATCCTTGTGTCTTTGGGCCTATGGGGTCCCCTCCCGGATAAGATTCACCGCTTGTCTTCCCTTGAAGTGCTTGATTTGAGCTCCAATTTTCTGTATGGATCGATCCCTCCTAAGCTGTCAGTCATGTCAAAGCTCCATACCGTGACACTGGATCGTAACTATTTCAATGAAAGTGTGCCAGATTGGCTTGACTCGTTCTCAAACCTCACTGTTCTTCGGTTGCAGAGTAACAGGCTGAAAGGATCCATACCAGCATCAATTGGCAAAGCTGCCATGCTTACGGAGCTCGCGCTTGCTGGCAATAGCATCTCGGGGGATGTTCCAAATTTAGCCTACCTAAATAAACTTGAGATGCTGGATTTAAGGGACAATCAGTTGGATGGAGATCTTCCAGAGATGCCTACAGCATTGGTAACAATCTTACTCAGCAAGAATTCACTAAAGGGTGAAATTCCCAAGCAGTTTGGTGAGCTAAACCGGCTTCAGCACCTTGATCTCTCATTCAACTTTCTTGTGGGGAGTCCTCCTGAAGGGCTCTTTGCTCTCCCCAACATCAGTTATCTGAACTTGGCAGCAAATATGCTTAGTGGATCACTCTCGAGTAGCTTAACATGCAGCAGTACTCTGGGCTTTGTGGACCTGTCCACTAACCGACTCACAGGTGATCTGCCTGCTTGTCTGAATGGCAATATGAATAACAAGGTCGTTAAGTTTGATGGGAATTGCTTTAGTGTTGGCCCTGCTCACCAGCATGAAGCTAAATATTGCCAACAATCTCATAAGGGATCAAACAAGGATGTTGGACTTGTAGTCACTGTTGTCGGTATTTTGTTTATTGTGCTTGTGCTTTCTCTGGTGTTAATGGCTTCAAACAGAAGAAGCTGTCAGAAAGTTCTTGCTGAACAACAGTTCCTGCAAAAGCATAAACAAGATAATTCAACTTCAGGAATGTCCTCAGAATTGTTAGTTAATGCAA GGTGTATATCTCAAGCTGTCAAATTAGGAACACAAATACAGCCTTCATATCGCATATTTTCTTTAGAGGAACTCAAGGAAGCAACAAAAAGCTTTGAAAGGTCAGCATTTTTAGGCGAGGGAGCAATTGGAAAG CTATACAAGGGAAAGCTAGAGAATGGCACCCTGATTGCCATAAGATGTTTGGCATTACACCAGAGATATTCAATCAGAAATTTAAAGCTTCGTTTAGATCTCCTTGCAAAGCTTCGCCACCCAAATTTGGTTTGCCTCTTGGGGCACTGCATTGATAGTGCAGTTGATGAATCAAGTGTGAAGAGGGTATTTCTTGTATATGAATATGTTCCTGGTGGAACTCTCTCTTCTTATCTTTCTG GCTCTAGTCCAGAGAAGACCCTAAAGTGGTGTGATAGGCTGCAGTTGCTGATTGCCATAGCTAAGGCTGTTCATTTCCTACATACAGGAATAATTCCTGGTTCCTTATATAACCGGCTAAAATCTTCTAGTATTTTGCTTGACGAACACCTTGTGTCAAAGTTGAGCGACTATGGATTATCGATAATCACAGAGGAGATATACAAACATGAG GTAGTAGAAGAGAAAAGATACTTACAAAACAATGCTGCAGAAAC gGAGGATTCGGAGGATGATGTCTACTCCTTTGGTTGTATTCTACTGGAAGCACTTATGGGACCAAAATTACATGAAAAAGGGGGCCCTTTTGTTTTAAATGATTTG GTTGCGTCAATATCATGCCAGGAAGAGCGAGAGGAAGTTCTGGATTCAGTCGTTATTGGCACTTCATCACAGGACTCCTTGTCCATAGTGGTTTCTATCATGATCAAATGCCTATCTGCCCAATCCTCAACCCGACCGTCCATCGAAGAGGTTCTCTGGAACCTGCAATATGCTGCACAAGTTCAG CTCAAGTTGTTGATCTGCTCCCACTGCATCTCCAATAACAGACCAAG AAGAGCTTGA
- the LOC101766047 gene encoding probable inactive leucine-rich repeat receptor-like protein kinase At3g03770 isoform X4 → MAWHLSILIMATTCFMLFPRSEQSSESELLQQLRKQLEYPRQLDAWGSPSSDPCYTQPTAVLAVTCEGNAITELKIIGDRITKPPKFSGYSVPNVTLSEAFVVDSFVTTLARLTTLRVVILVSLGLWGPLPDKIHRLSSLEVLDLSSNFLYGSIPPKLSVMSKLHTVTLDRNYFNESVPDWLDSFSNLTVLRLQSNRLKGSIPASIGKAAMLTELALAGNSISGDVPNLAYLNKLEMLDLRDNQLDGDLPEMPTALVTILLSKNSLKGEIPKQFGELNRLQHLDLSFNFLVGSPPEGLFALPNISYLNLAANMLSGSLSSSLTCSSTLGFVDLSTNRLTGDLPACLNGNMNNKVVKFDGNCFSVGPAHQHEAKYCQQSHKGSNKDVGLVVTVVGILFIVLVLSLVLMASNRRSCQKVLAEQQFLQKHKQDNSTSGMSSELLVNARCISQAVKLGTQIQPSYRIFSLEELKEATKSFERSAFLGEGAIGKLYKGKLENGTLIAIRCLALHQRYSIRNLKLRLDLLAKLRHPNLVCLLGHCIDSAVDESSVKRVFLVYEYVPGGTLSSYLSGSSPEKTLKWCDRLQLLIAIAKAVHFLHTGIIPGSLYNRLKSSSILLDEHLVSKLSDYGLSIITEEIYKHEVVEEKRYLQNNAAETEDSEDDVYSFGCILLEALMGPKLHEKGGPFVLNDLVASISCQEEREEVLDSVVIGTSSQDSLSIVVSIMIKCLSAQSSTRPSIEEVLWNLQYAAQVQLKLLICSHCISNNRPRA, encoded by the exons ATGGCTTGGCACCTGAGTATCCTTATCATGGCCACAACCTGTTTTATGTTATTCCCAAGAAGTGAACAGTCTTCAGAGAGCGAACTGCTGCAGCAGCTCAGGAAGCAGCTGGAGTACCCCAGGCAGCTGGATGCATGGGGCAGCCCAAGCAGCGATCCCTGCTACACTCAACCCACTGCGGTACTTGCTGTAACCTGTGAGGGAAATGCCATCACAGAGCTAAAGATAATCGGTGACAGGATCACCAAACCACCAAAGTTCAGTGGCTATTCTGTTCCTAATGTCACCCTTTCAGAAGCCTTTGTTGTTGATTCGTTTGTTACTACGTTGGCAAGGTTGACTACCTTGCGGGTTGTTATCCTTGTGTCTTTGGGCCTATGGGGTCCCCTCCCGGATAAGATTCACCGCTTGTCTTCCCTTGAAGTGCTTGATTTGAGCTCCAATTTTCTGTATGGATCGATCCCTCCTAAGCTGTCAGTCATGTCAAAGCTCCATACCGTGACACTGGATCGTAACTATTTCAATGAAAGTGTGCCAGATTGGCTTGACTCGTTCTCAAACCTCACTGTTCTTCGGTTGCAGAGTAACAGGCTGAAAGGATCCATACCAGCATCAATTGGCAAAGCTGCCATGCTTACGGAGCTCGCGCTTGCTGGCAATAGCATCTCGGGGGATGTTCCAAATTTAGCCTACCTAAATAAACTTGAGATGCTGGATTTAAGGGACAATCAGTTGGATGGAGATCTTCCAGAGATGCCTACAGCATTGGTAACAATCTTACTCAGCAAGAATTCACTAAAGGGTGAAATTCCCAAGCAGTTTGGTGAGCTAAACCGGCTTCAGCACCTTGATCTCTCATTCAACTTTCTTGTGGGGAGTCCTCCTGAAGGGCTCTTTGCTCTCCCCAACATCAGTTATCTGAACTTGGCAGCAAATATGCTTAGTGGATCACTCTCGAGTAGCTTAACATGCAGCAGTACTCTGGGCTTTGTGGACCTGTCCACTAACCGACTCACAGGTGATCTGCCTGCTTGTCTGAATGGCAATATGAATAACAAGGTCGTTAAGTTTGATGGGAATTGCTTTAGTGTTGGCCCTGCTCACCAGCATGAAGCTAAATATTGCCAACAATCTCATAAGGGATCAAACAAGGATGTTGGACTTGTAGTCACTGTTGTCGGTATTTTGTTTATTGTGCTTGTGCTTTCTCTGGTGTTAATGGCTTCAAACAGAAGAAGCTGTCAGAAAGTTCTTGCTGAACAACAGTTCCTGCAAAAGCATAAACAAGATAATTCAACTTCAGGAATGTCCTCAGAATTGTTAGTTAATGCAA GGTGTATATCTCAAGCTGTCAAATTAGGAACACAAATACAGCCTTCATATCGCATATTTTCTTTAGAGGAACTCAAGGAAGCAACAAAAAGCTTTGAAAGGTCAGCATTTTTAGGCGAGGGAGCAATTGGAAAG CTATACAAGGGAAAGCTAGAGAATGGCACCCTGATTGCCATAAGATGTTTGGCATTACACCAGAGATATTCAATCAGAAATTTAAAGCTTCGTTTAGATCTCCTTGCAAAGCTTCGCCACCCAAATTTGGTTTGCCTCTTGGGGCACTGCATTGATAGTGCAGTTGATGAATCAAGTGTGAAGAGGGTATTTCTTGTATATGAATATGTTCCTGGTGGAACTCTCTCTTCTTATCTTTCTG GCTCTAGTCCAGAGAAGACCCTAAAGTGGTGTGATAGGCTGCAGTTGCTGATTGCCATAGCTAAGGCTGTTCATTTCCTACATACAGGAATAATTCCTGGTTCCTTATATAACCGGCTAAAATCTTCTAGTATTTTGCTTGACGAACACCTTGTGTCAAAGTTGAGCGACTATGGATTATCGATAATCACAGAGGAGATATACAAACATGAG GTAGTAGAAGAGAAAAGATACTTACAAAACAATGCTGCAGAAAC gGAGGATTCGGAGGATGATGTCTACTCCTTTGGTTGTATTCTACTGGAAGCACTTATGGGACCAAAATTACATGAAAAAGGGGGCCCTTTTGTTTTAAATGATTTG GTTGCGTCAATATCATGCCAGGAAGAGCGAGAGGAAGTTCTGGATTCAGTCGTTATTGGCACTTCATCACAGGACTCCTTGTCCATAGTGGTTTCTATCATGATCAAATGCCTATCTGCCCAATCCTCAACCCGACCGTCCATCGAAGAGGTTCTCTGGAACCTGCAATATGCTGCACAAGTTCAG CTCAAGTTGTTGATCTGCTCCCACTGCATCTCCAATAACAGACCAAG AGCTTGA